The genomic segment ATTCATCATCTACTGCAGTCAGAAAGAGCTTCCCTGACCTGCAGATATATTCAGCATTAATGAGCCTCATTGAGGTTACCCCTGCGGTGGGCACTGAGAGAACCACCTATCTCACCAACAGCTCTGTAAAAAAGAACATGTATGTGGCTGTGTGtgcttcagtgtgtgtgtgtgcttcagtgtgtgtgtgtgtgtgtgtgtgtgtgtgtgtgtgtgtgtgtgccgggTTTCCAGCTCAGACTCCAGTGTGTTTACGATATTGACATCCGCATCGTCCTAGCAACACTCGTTTACCTGGTCAGACGTGATTATTTACACCTGTTACTAACAGACGTTCAGGAAATAGACCAAGCCGACCCGTGATTGTATCAAACATTGTGTATTTGCAGATAAATAATGAAGTGTATACATGGATGTATGTACAGGACATGCGAAACATTTTCTTCACACAGTTTCAGAACGACGTCACACAAAAACAAGATCATTTCCATTCCTCCATGCGCTCTGCCATGATTTGTTCTAACTGATGGAAGGTGTCCGCGTTCTGGTGCTCTCAGTGCCGACCAGCAACATGGCTGAGATTCCCGCTGCTTTTCCGTCTCTCTCCGGTTCTGAGAACGGGAACACCTCTCTGGTCAGTCGTGTCAGGAAGCACGGCATCTCTTTCTTCCCACCCAGCTCACGACCTTTGGCCTGGAAGGTGTAGGCCACCCTGTGGGAGAGGCGGGTCATCAGGCGAGTCAGCTCTAGTTTCTGATGGGCCTCGTCCTCCAACAACGTGCAGAACGTCTGCAGGAAGACAGATCCATGCAGGCTCATGAAGGCTCCGTAACCTgatgaagagaggaggaggtaAACAGAAATCCTTCATGGTTAAACATGTAGAACCTCTGAAGAATGCTGTGAGCTCCTGAGGACATAACTGAGAAAGAAAATCACAATTTATCATAATTGGAGTCGGACTTGTGTTGTTGTATCAACCATCATATAAATGTTTCTGCCAACCAAAGAAGCtctgaggttttttttaatgtgtttgggCATCatgaaggaggttctgcaggcTCAGCTGGAAAGGTGTTCGGGCCTCGGAGGAAGTTAGAGGTCTGCAGTCATTGGGGAGGATTTACAGGTAGTAGGAGGTCTGAGTGGCTGTTGAGGAggtttagagcaggggtccccaatctcagtccacgagggccggtgtccctgcaggttttagatgtgtccttgatccatcacagctgatttaaatggataaattaccttctcaacatgtcttgaagttctccagaggcctggtaatgagctaatcatgtgattcaggtgtgttgacccagggtgagatctaaaacctgcagggacaccggccctcgtggactgagattggggacccctggtttagagGGTAGTGGTGGTGGTCTGATGAAGGATTGGTGTTTACCTGGGGGCGTGGCATACATCACAGCTGTATCTACAGGAACAGAGAGGTGGAGTGAGAAGCTGCAGTCAGTGGCGTCACCAGCCGAGTCCACCTCCACTCCATCATCCAGAGCGTCTCCCCGACACGCCTGCAGAGACAGCATCAAGAGGATGACCTCAGTGTCACAGAGGAAAACGGATTGTTTCATTCCCTCAACATGACCTAAACTCATGTCGTCCTCGCCCTTCTGCCACCTACCTGTATGAGGAACACTTTGGCCTTTTTCTCCATGCACTCGTTGTCAAAATATGCGAAGATTCGAGACAGCCGGACGGGTTTCCCGTCAGCTCCGAACACGCAGTCCTCCTCCCCGTGAGACGACAAGACAGCCAGGAAGCAGTCCTTCACAGGCCGCCTGCTCTCTGcagaaaagacacaaacaggCCCAAGTGCCGTCAGTGACCCTCAGTCAGCAATCTCACAGCAGCCATAACACTGCATACATGACAGCAGGTATGCACGTGCTCAGTGCACGTATGCCTCGTCTACGGAGTGGTTTCTCATGAGGAACAGGAACACTGAAGCAAAAGCCAGCCTGTCTTTAAGTTCACATGCAGAAGATTCAAACTAATGAAACTTTATGTACACTATGCTCGCTGCTGTCctacttatttattttaaaagagtGTGACCTGTGTTTGATCTGTGAGTGGAAATCAGCTGTAACAGTGTTTAATCACCATCTCTGTAAAACACACACGTATAATCACATCCTCACACGTTATATAATTACAAATGTGTCAGTCAGCACTGACAGATCACCAATGAGTGTCAGGGCAGCGTAAGCCTCACCTTTACCTGTAAATAGCACAGaggtgtgactgtgtgtttggacacacacacacacagagacacacagactgTAATGTTAAAGCTGCGTGTGTCTGTCAGGGAGGTGAAGCTGCAGATGTTTCCAGATGTAATGGTCTGGAACTCAGGTGAGTTATGGAGTCAAAAGGAGCTTCTCTAACCTGCACGTGTTTTCAGCATTAACGGGACTCACAGACACGACCCCTGCTGTGGGCACTGATGCCCCGCCCCCATTTTGTCTCTgtgctttgtttaaataaagtgtgAATGGTTTGCGTCCTGTTTTTATTGTTGGAAGTGGGCTTTTCAGTGTGATGTGATTGGTTACCTTTCTCAAACAGCTCGTAGATTTCGGCGCCGCTGAGGTCGCTGTGCAATTCCACCTTAAAACCCCGCCTGCTGAGGGTACCGTGGAGCCTCTTGGCGTCCCTCTTCGCTCCGGCCCTGTTCCCCATTTTCACCCCGGGGTAAAACTCGGCCACGGACACCACCACTGCCCGGTTCACCTCAGCCTTCCCACCCACTGGTCGTCTCTGCTGGGACATGGTGATGTAGGTGAGGTCCGGTTAGCTCTGTCTCTGTGAGTGTCTGTCAGACTTTAAGCTCCTGGCTCTGcatttaaagcactttaaagcCTCTGAGCTGTAAAAGTGTGACCACACCTCTTTACCTTACCTGGAACTTCCTCTGCTGCCTTATCAGCCTTATGTGCTCAAGTCTTAcacaactttttgttttttctcgcTGTGCCAGAAATCCAGGTGTGTTCCACTCAGGAATGACATGTCATCATTTTTCACGGCAGACAAACATTTTCCTGCAGTAACTGAAAACAATCAAGgagtttttaaagcattttgtggtttttgattttaataaaaacactttactaaaaatgtgaaatttgtGTTTGTCATCTTTACAAATAAAGTTTGTTTCACTCCAAGCAAGagtgaataaagaaaaacctgaaTAAAGGTGTTTCCACTTTATTCTATCTTTTTCTACTTCCCTGGCTGTGGCGTTTATTTGGTCCTCTGAATCTTTCAGTGTTCCTGAAAACTCCAGACAGATGGTTTAAAATCAGCTGCTCCAACTGCCACCAGGAAAAAATAGGATTTAACAGGATGACAaacagactgtaaataaaagatgactGCAGCTAGCACAATGTAACACACTCATTTCTGAAGCCCCACAGTTAGCATCTTGGTGCCCACCATGTTTGGTTTTATTTCCATAATTTGATCTCGAGTGTGGGTGAAATTCTGAAATCTGTCTCATTAAACGGGAACTCAAACTTCTGTTAGTACAGGAACCTCACAGCGGAcattagggctgttcgatataatgATATATATCAGATGATGATgtgaatataatatataatataatatataaattaatatattaatttcttaaagttctctctttctcttatatttaaaataaccacactacagacggacaagcgacTGTTTTTACGCTTTTATGATGGtaaaccgtagcttgcctccaccagtgtgtgaatgtgagagtgaatgaatagtggcattgtaaagcgctttgggtgccttgaaaagcgctatataaatccaatccattattattattattataaaccCATTGTGTGGCTCCAccgtccgcttgtttattttccacataaacctttcacaataaagctgaagatcctgttgagatttttcaaaataaactgaaatgatgaCAAGCAGAAGGACCAGTCAAAACAAATCAAGGACCTTATTTCTAAACGAGGGGCTACCTCGGTAGCATGGACATGGTTTGGTTATAAAAGTCTGACACGGAccagaaaactgtactatgCAAATTATGCATGAAACCGGTCCCCACCTCAGACTCAAACACGACAAACCTCTTCTACCACCTACGCAAGAATCATGCGAAAGAGTATGGAGAGAGTttatggatgagaagcaaaaaaagagccgtcaggtgctgaaaagaaaccttagactcaaatgttagaacaggcttttccccgcagcacaacgtgtaataaatactcacaaagaaaattgCGGCTGTTACAACTTATTTCTAAAAATGAATAGTTTCACGCATTggtcaaaacactcgactccaggtacacgacgcccagctgaaaacacttcacacaagtTAAGTTCCCCgggattcacagaatttacagaaaatgtaaaaatgctgcCATATATATTGTTGTCGGGACAataaatgtcttatatcgggattCTTCattcatatcgcacagccctagtggacatattattggtcagatgaagtcattaaaaatgctccaggaGCACAAACATGGTCAAGAAGTGTCTATGGGTGTCTGATGGGACTGACTGACTGCTGCCTGTCTGAGCTTCATGTTTCAGGCAGCAAACAAACTGAGGGGAAGTTAAAGTGTCCCTACGAGATAACAAGGGGTTTTTGGTTTTATGTTCTgcgtctttgtcctgtctttctcccctcacccccagtTACAGCAGATGGcctcccctccctgagtctTTTTCTCCCAGAGGTTTATTCcactttaaagggagtttttcctttccactgtcgccaCAGTCTTGCTCACAGGGGGCTCTGTGATTgatgggttttctctgtattgttgtagggtctctaccttacagtataaagcaccttgatgtgactgttgttgtgatttagcactatattttaaaaatgatttatttttttaagcttgtTGAGTTTGCATGTAATGAGACACGCTCTATAAATAAAGGATTTTTCCctaaaacagacagacagactggaGTCTGGACATGACTGCCTGCTGCAGAGATTGAAGTGAGTGAGGAACGTGGCTGTTTGCGCTGTGCGGTCTGCTGTAGTCGCACTCATGAATGAAACTGTCAGCTGCTCGTAAACTCTAATCACAGGTCACACGCTTGACCTGGCAGCATCTCAGAGGAAACCTGCTTTTCCTGCCGCACACGGGAACAAGACGTCCATAAAAACTAACACGCAAGCAAATCAAAGCATTCCAGGAATCCTTGAATACGCTCACATATGTGCACGTACACTAGTCTTTATTTCAAATTCTTGATGAGGTCGGCTGCTCCCACACACAACAGAAGAAAACATTAATTCAGCAGAAAATACAAGAAGTTGATCATttataaatacaaaatgtagtCATTGCtaataattacaaaataaacatttgcatATCCAAAGAAAAATTTAagtaaaaattatttattgtttaatttCTGTGGACATTCactctttgtcttcttcttccttctttctctctgcaTGTCCTTCTTTTAATTCCCGCCTCGATTTCCAAACTGATCCTCTGTGGGAATATCATCCTCCACCATCCACACATCTCATTTGACTGACCCCTCCGTCATGGCTTCGATCTATTTATCTATTCCTCACTATTTAATTAGATCACTCATTCCCAAAGTCAAGAGTGCTGTTGTCCCACACATTTATGACCCAATCATAAATCTTAATTCTGGCCCACACTCTGGGAATCCTTACATATTTAAATGTATCTATTTAATCGTATAtttgttattttgattttttttttttttatttaaatattttttaggtaaaataaatcaaacagaaaggattgatggaggcagatgagccACTGTGGCGCCACCTAAAGGAAGCAgttggaagaagaagaaaaagattcaTATCTTGATTTGctttatttacatatttgcaatttttgtattatattcaTAATGTTTTATAATTCATTTAttcaagtatttatttattttttttatacttctttatttactcatttattcaggtagttttatttgtttacattttttattgatCCTTGAAttcctttattatttattatgtatACATGTGTTATGATGTTTCACTGCTTTAATTATGTAATTTCCTAATCTGGGATTAATCCActcattaatttaatttaccTGTCTTCAATTATACAACCAAATaatgaacaaaaacataaataaatatattaaattaactttttcttttccagtcacTTAACAGAATCACAGAATTCTTTTTACATTACGTTTacatttattcatataaaactGATCAAAGTGTTATTTGTATGTTAATACCACAGTAATACCTGTGTGTATACCACAGTGATACCTGTGTGTATAACACAGTGATACCTGTGTGATACCTATGTGTGTACCACAGTGACACTTTGATAGCTGCACATGATCATCAGAAACCTTTAGGAGTCAAAATGACGCCTCAGCATAAATTTTAATACACCACATATTAGGAAAGACTAATCTGGGAAACTAAACCAAAACTTCTGTCTATTTTCTATAAATGTCTGAAACAGTTTCAACACTGTCTTtacttcaaaaccacaaaatcACATCAGAACTCCTGTTTCtactatttgtttttgtttttgttttggggtttggttttttttactggTTTTACACTTTTCTGAATGAGATGTTTATCATTCTTATGTTTTAATATTATTCTTAATTCATATAATGTTATTATATGTTAGTATGTACGTTAGTAAGTATGTAAGTATAATGGATGGAAGTGTGTCAAAATGTATTCTGAGatttccaaaagttgaatctgttcatctggacgtagggttttgtgggagaaacgtttcgtcactcatccaagtgacacaaacagagtaacatagtgtacgctgttaagtgccaggaggattaccaggatttatacatcggggaaaccaaacaaccgctagcgaagcggatggcacaacacagaagagcaacctcatcaggccaggactctgcagtctatttacacctacaggccagtggacactctttcaacgatgaggatgtacacatcctggacagggaagaacgctggtttgagcgcggagtcaaggaggccatttacgtgaaaagggaaagaccatctctgaatcaaggagggggcctaagggtatatctttcgccatcttacaatgctgtgattgcagccattccccaactctctgtgaatggtactcatggccattgatcagtgttctttgatcagtgggttttggtcagtgattgttgatcaatggtcatgggaatttgcataattatgattaaggaactgacctcacagcccattgt from the Oreochromis niloticus isolate F11D_XX linkage group LG7, O_niloticus_UMD_NMBU, whole genome shotgun sequence genome contains:
- the LOC100705706 gene encoding caspase-3 encodes the protein MSQQRRPVGGKAEVNRAVVVSVAEFYPGVKMGNRAGAKRDAKRLHGTLSRRGFKVELHSDLSGAEIYELFEKESRRPVKDCFLAVLSSHGEEDCVFGADGKPVRLSRIFAYFDNECMEKKAKVFLIQACRGDALDDGVEVDSAGDATDCSFSLHLSVPVDTAVMYATPPGYGAFMSLHGSVFLQTFCTLLEDEAHQKLELTRLMTRLSHRVAYTFQAKGRELGGKKEMPCFLTRLTREVFPFSEPERDGKAAGISAMLLVGTESTRTRTPSIS